One segment of Marvinbryantia formatexigens DSM 14469 DNA contains the following:
- a CDS encoding DUF2705 family protein: MLKYEWKNGWHMVRLRVLAGLGILIFIGNILVNELMPMNESMVSFGDCWLQLFLGKPEYIRTPDSEFELPVLWFLFYSYLLFLVCSYPADDLKGIGIQGILRCQNRQKWFLSKAVWCMEMVLLYFVAQFLIFMGSVQLYNLQNTGNQIFSSLRAFSATNMDMCTLYILPVLVGIVLCLLELILTLISGPVVSYIIMLTYLIVSVYVNRGWLLANHAMLLRNRVLIETGRKTMNGVAECAIVCLVIILAGITYIEKMDIISRREQG, from the coding sequence ATGCTGAAATATGAATGGAAAAATGGCTGGCATATGGTGCGGCTGCGAGTGCTGGCGGGTTTGGGTATTCTGATTTTTATTGGAAACATACTGGTGAATGAATTGATGCCTATGAATGAAAGCATGGTCAGCTTTGGTGACTGCTGGCTGCAGTTGTTTTTAGGAAAGCCGGAATATATACGAACTCCGGATAGCGAATTTGAATTACCGGTTTTGTGGTTTCTGTTTTATTCGTATTTATTATTTTTAGTATGCAGTTATCCTGCTGATGACTTAAAGGGCATTGGCATACAGGGAATTTTGCGGTGCCAGAACAGACAAAAATGGTTCTTGAGCAAAGCAGTGTGGTGCATGGAAATGGTACTTTTGTATTTTGTTGCACAATTTCTGATATTTATGGGAAGTGTACAGCTTTATAATCTACAGAATACAGGAAACCAAATCTTTTCTTCATTGCGGGCATTTTCTGCAACAAATATGGATATGTGTACGCTGTATATATTGCCGGTACTCGTTGGAATAGTGTTATGTTTGTTGGAGTTGATTTTGACACTGATATCAGGTCCCGTTGTATCCTACATTATAATGCTTACATATCTGATTGTTTCCGTATATGTTAATAGAGGATGGTTGCTTGCAAATCATGCAATGCTGCTGCGCAACAGGGTTCTGATTGAAACAGGAAGGAAAACGATGAATGGGGTTGCAGAATGTGCCATAGTATGTCTGGTGATAATTTTAGCAGGCATTACTTATATAGAAAAAATGGACATTATTAGCAGGAGGGAGCAGGGATGA
- a CDS encoding DUF2712 domain-containing protein → MSKFFKKVAAILMAATIVTGTVPAMAGNVKDSSYEFVFRNAMNYTELRSKKDYTSMYMSCQDISSTGASYTAHAVGSRTSNGPKVNCAAGTYTFYAGTTSYIANYVKERGYEYGGIAGAPNYSFTYTAKGVWSPDSV, encoded by the coding sequence ATGAGTAAATTTTTTAAAAAAGTAGCAGCTATTTTGATGGCAGCAACAATTGTTACCGGAACGGTACCGGCGATGGCAGGCAATGTTAAAGATTCTTCATATGAATTTGTTTTTAGAAATGCCATGAATTATACGGAGTTGAGATCGAAAAAGGATTACACATCCATGTATATGTCATGCCAGGATATATCCAGTACGGGAGCAAGCTATACAGCACATGCAGTTGGTTCCAGAACGTCAAACGGGCCGAAAGTTAATTGTGCTGCCGGAACCTATACTTTTTATGCGGGTACGACAAGTTATATTGCGAATTATGTAAAGGAACGGGGATATGAATATGGCGGAATTGCCGGGGCGCCTAACTATTCATTTACATATACGGCAAAAGGAGTCTGGAGTCCGGACAGCGTATAA
- a CDS encoding sensor histidine kinase — translation MVLKKYLKKISFTIKGTYAALLTSVIGFCGFIFLAEQAMQIFNYTVPWVWFMFICILVLIVLVFYFMIEQQKEKTALSFMEMQSRLLEDKYKTLNDVYMENAKLYHDLNNHLNTLYQLLEEKQGEAAKAYIKEISKPILKLSKTIWTGVDVVDVIINSKLEKMEQLGIEADINVEYPSECNITPNDMCTILSNLLDNAIEAAAETEQKGCVCLTVRRINYLLLIKVTNPCSEHIKSFEDIPKTTKANKNLHGWGLRSVRDTVEKYSGTLECGAQDGVFTVKIMMQWEKKAKIV, via the coding sequence TTGGTATTAAAAAAATATTTAAAGAAGATTTCTTTTACCATTAAGGGTACTTATGCAGCTCTCCTGACATCGGTGATTGGGTTTTGTGGTTTTATATTTCTTGCTGAACAGGCAATGCAGATTTTTAATTACACGGTACCGTGGGTATGGTTTATGTTTATCTGTATTCTGGTATTGATTGTGCTTGTATTTTATTTTATGATTGAGCAGCAGAAGGAAAAGACTGCATTGAGTTTTATGGAGATGCAGAGCCGTTTACTGGAAGATAAATATAAGACGCTGAATGATGTTTACATGGAAAATGCAAAACTGTATCATGATTTGAATAATCACTTAAATACTTTGTATCAGTTGCTGGAGGAAAAGCAGGGGGAGGCGGCAAAAGCATATATTAAAGAGATAAGTAAGCCGATTCTGAAGCTGTCGAAAACGATATGGACCGGTGTGGATGTGGTAGATGTAATCATCAACAGCAAGCTGGAAAAAATGGAACAGCTTGGAATTGAGGCGGATATTAACGTAGAATATCCGTCAGAATGTAATATCACGCCGAATGATATGTGTACAATTCTCTCAAACCTGCTGGATAATGCGATAGAAGCCGCAGCGGAGACAGAGCAGAAGGGATGTGTATGTCTGACGGTACGCAGAATCAATTATCTGCTGCTTATTAAAGTGACAAACCCCTGCAGCGAACACATAAAAAGTTTTGAAGACATTCCAAAGACTACGAAAGCAAATAAAAACCTGCATGGCTGGGGGCTGCGTAGCGTCCGGGATACGGTGGAAAAATACAGCGGAACTCTGGAATGCGGGGCGCAGGATGGCGTGTTTACGGTAAAAATTATGATGCAGTGGGAGAAAAAAGCTAAAATAGTATAG
- a CDS encoding LytR/AlgR family response regulator transcription factor, translating into MIYIAVCDDNEKTADSLTKKVAAYFKKNNIGIEIATYSQSRMLQYDVQEGKYFDIILSDIEMPHIDGMNLARYIKSYLPDVFVIFVTSHLKYAIDAYELAVFRYIPKNAIDERLRHALEDVVKLIEGRSDRYYHITMPSRVEKIPYQRILYIWREGKNAVISLTDNTETRVRKSLAQVMSELDCKDFIYIDRGNIVNLRYILKVKDGIVEMENGIRLPASQAKEEQIKQTLSRFWGEQI; encoded by the coding sequence ATGATTTATATTGCAGTTTGTGATGATAATGAAAAAACGGCGGATTCGCTGACAAAAAAGGTGGCGGCATATTTTAAGAAAAATAATATCGGTATAGAAATTGCCACATATTCCCAGAGCAGAATGCTTCAGTACGACGTCCAGGAGGGAAAATATTTCGACATTATCCTGAGTGATATTGAGATGCCGCACATAGATGGAATGAATCTGGCGCGCTATATTAAATCTTATCTGCCGGATGTTTTTGTTATTTTTGTTACATCACATTTGAAATATGCAATAGATGCGTATGAACTGGCTGTCTTCCGCTATATTCCAAAGAATGCAATCGATGAAAGACTGCGTCATGCGCTGGAAGATGTGGTAAAGCTTATAGAGGGCAGGTCAGACCGGTACTACCATATTACGATGCCCAGCCGGGTGGAAAAAATACCGTATCAGAGAATTTTGTATATCTGGAGAGAGGGCAAGAATGCTGTTATTTCACTTACGGATAATACAGAAACGCGGGTGAGAAAAAGTCTGGCGCAGGTAATGAGTGAACTGGACTGTAAGGATTTTATTTATATAGACCGTGGAAATATTGTAAATCTGCGATACATATTGAAAGTGAAAGATGGCATTGTTGAGATGGAAAATGGGATACGTCTGCCGGCAAGCCAGGCAAAGGAAGAGCAGATTAAACAGACGCTGAGCCGGTTCTGGGGAGAACAGATATGA
- a CDS encoding nucleotidyltransferase family protein codes for MSAEEVIKQVAEICRKYNAREVILFGSRAKGTARDRSDIDIAVSGVTYFEELAEEVDTFPTLYTIDIVNLDTCKNRLLLEDIKDYGRKI; via the coding sequence ATGTCAGCAGAGGAAGTAATAAAACAAGTAGCGGAAATCTGCCGGAAATATAATGCCCGTGAAGTAATTCTTTTTGGTTCACGCGCGAAGGGTACCGCAAGAGACCGCAGTGATATTGATATTGCAGTATCGGGAGTAACTTATTTTGAAGAGCTTGCCGAAGAGGTGGATACATTTCCTACCTTATACACCATTGATATAGTCAACCTTGATACCTGCAAAAATCGCTTGCTGTTGGAGGATATAAAGGACTATGGACGGAAAATTTAA
- a CDS encoding HI0074 family nucleotidyltransferase substrate-binding subunit codes for MDGKFKKRYLSYKNSLSALSEARERDLTDSFVLSGTSAKFCITFDLAWKVMKDILTEYYAITDFVAESPREVLKKAFQANLIHDNTWLEMLQVRNQLTHDYDGDIIKSCCEVIIEKYIDEFYGFQAEVENLLENNSD; via the coding sequence ATGGACGGAAAATTTAAAAAACGTTATCTTTCTTATAAGAATTCATTATCTGCGCTTTCCGAAGCACGTGAAAGAGATCTGACAGATTCTTTTGTACTGAGTGGCACAAGTGCAAAATTCTGTATTACCTTCGACCTTGCCTGGAAAGTCATGAAAGATATCCTGACAGAATACTATGCCATAACGGATTTTGTGGCAGAATCTCCCAGAGAGGTATTAAAAAAAGCCTTTCAGGCTAATCTGATTCATGATAATACATGGTTGGAAATGCTTCAGGTGCGAAACCAGCTCACGCATGATTATGACGGAGATATTATAAAAAGCTGCTGCGAAGTAATTATAGAAAAATATATCGATGAATTTTATGGTTTCCAGGCAGAAGTGGAAAATCTCCTGGAAAATAATTCTGACTGA
- the ptsP gene encoding phosphoenolpyruvate--protein phosphotransferase gives MWKLSGKSVYRGIAAGPAAVLKKQDQQVQRRKTEDADAEIARLKDAAAATKQQLQELYEKAVTEVGEANAMIFEAHQMILEDEDFLEAMYHMIRTERVNAEYAAAAAGDNFAKMFAEMDSDYMKARAADMRDITNRLIQNLSGQGQDGFFAEQPSVIIADDLSPSETVQMDKSRILAFVTVHGSTNSHTAILARQMNIPALVGVPLDLDKIENGVTVVVDGMRGEVIFEPSQAALQEAERRMAQERERAALLQELKGKENRTRSGRTVNVYANIGGVGDVGYALENDAGGIGLFRSEFLYIGRNDFPGEEEQFQTYMHVLRMMGEKKVIIRTLDIGADKQADYLGLGREENPALGYRAIRICLKQPEIFRTQLRALLRAAVYGNLSIMYPMIISVGEMQQIAAIVRQVQEELEAEQIPYKVPEQGIMIETPAAVMISDELAELTDFFSIGTNDLTQYTLAIDRQNARLDDFYDPHHPAVLKMIRMTVESAHRHGKWAGICGELGADLELTEEFIKMGVDELSVSPAMVLELRRRIREIE, from the coding sequence ATGTGGAAACTTTCCGGAAAATCAGTATACAGAGGGATTGCTGCAGGACCCGCCGCGGTGCTGAAAAAGCAGGACCAGCAGGTGCAGCGCAGAAAAACAGAGGATGCGGACGCGGAGATTGCGCGTCTCAAAGATGCGGCGGCAGCGACAAAGCAGCAGCTTCAGGAGCTGTATGAAAAGGCGGTGACGGAGGTTGGAGAGGCGAACGCCATGATTTTTGAGGCGCATCAGATGATTCTGGAGGATGAGGATTTTCTGGAAGCAATGTATCATATGATACGCACGGAGAGGGTGAATGCGGAATATGCGGCGGCAGCGGCGGGAGATAATTTTGCGAAAATGTTTGCGGAGATGGACAGCGATTACATGAAGGCGCGCGCCGCGGATATGCGCGATATTACAAACCGTCTGATTCAGAATCTGAGCGGGCAGGGACAGGATGGTTTTTTTGCAGAGCAGCCGTCCGTGATCATAGCGGATGACCTTTCGCCCAGCGAGACGGTGCAGATGGATAAGAGCCGGATTCTGGCGTTCGTCACGGTGCACGGCTCTACAAATTCCCATACGGCGATTCTGGCGCGGCAGATGAATATTCCGGCGCTGGTGGGCGTCCCTCTGGACCTGGATAAAATAGAGAATGGCGTGACCGTGGTAGTGGACGGGATGCGCGGCGAGGTGATTTTCGAGCCGTCGCAGGCGGCCCTGCAGGAGGCGGAGCGCCGGATGGCGCAGGAGCGGGAGCGGGCGGCTCTTCTGCAGGAGCTGAAGGGAAAGGAAAACCGCACGCGCAGCGGCAGAACCGTGAATGTTTATGCAAATATCGGCGGTGTGGGAGACGTCGGCTATGCGCTGGAGAACGATGCCGGCGGAATCGGTCTGTTCCGCAGCGAATTTCTTTATATCGGGCGCAATGATTTTCCGGGTGAGGAGGAGCAGTTCCAGACGTATATGCATGTGCTGCGCATGATGGGTGAGAAGAAGGTGATTATCCGCACGCTGGATATCGGCGCGGACAAGCAGGCGGATTATCTGGGACTTGGCAGGGAAGAGAATCCGGCGCTCGGATACCGGGCAATCCGTATCTGCCTGAAGCAGCCGGAAATTTTCCGGACGCAGCTCCGGGCGCTTCTGCGGGCGGCAGTGTACGGCAATCTTTCCATTATGTATCCGATGATTATTTCTGTCGGGGAGATGCAGCAGATTGCCGCAATCGTGCGGCAGGTGCAGGAAGAGCTGGAGGCGGAGCAGATTCCGTATAAGGTGCCGGAGCAGGGCATCATGATAGAAACGCCCGCCGCCGTGATGATTAGCGATGAGCTGGCAGAGCTGACGGATTTTTTCAGCATCGGGACGAATGACCTTACGCAGTATACGCTTGCCATCGACCGACAGAATGCCCGCCTTGACGATTTTTACGACCCGCATCATCCGGCGGTTCTGAAGATGATACGCATGACAGTGGAAAGTGCGCACCGCCACGGAAAATGGGCGGGCATCTGCGGAGAGCTGGGAGCCGATCTGGAGCTGACAGAGGAATTTATCAAAATGGGAGTGGATGAGCTGTCCGTCTCTCCGGCAATGGTGCTGGAGCTGCGCAGGCGTATCCGGGAAATAGAATAA
- a CDS encoding D-alanyl-D-alanine carboxypeptidase family protein — MVNYEYRNDRRPAGRQTDGNRKRQNMVRQQTGKRQESERRMGSRKAMKQQRRRRRRVRIQKMLLTAAGFLGAAFVCLAAVRVVIPWLTQVAENLVRTQQYGAADTIGGESAAPQVTDDGSLAQQYGVSEDEGADAGSGTASVDLGGLYSPCAVLLDAGTGEMLAEKNGSAQMYPASLTKIMTALLLVEYCGNLDGTAWIPTDIYDQLYAEGASVAGFLPGEEVTLRDLLYGILLPSGAECCLTAARYIAGSEESFVQIMNQRAAELGMTNTHFTNSTGLQDAQHYSSAEDIAALLQYALQNASFREAFTSEYYYVQPTQEHPEGFTFWSTLFSQAQASGDDRILGGKTGYTQEAGLCLASLLRVGGREYILVTAGAPGSHETEPYHIEDAQNVANQLE, encoded by the coding sequence ATGGTGAATTATGAATATAGAAATGACAGGCGTCCGGCGGGACGTCAGACGGACGGGAACCGGAAAAGACAGAATATGGTAAGACAGCAGACGGGAAAACGGCAGGAGTCAGAGCGCCGGATGGGAAGTCGTAAGGCAATGAAGCAGCAGCGCCGCAGAAGACGGCGTGTGCGTATACAGAAGATGCTGCTTACTGCGGCGGGGTTTCTGGGTGCGGCTTTTGTCTGCCTGGCGGCGGTGCGGGTAGTAATTCCCTGGCTTACGCAGGTGGCGGAAAATCTGGTGCGGACGCAGCAGTACGGTGCGGCGGATACGATTGGCGGGGAGAGTGCGGCGCCGCAGGTGACAGATGACGGAAGCCTGGCACAGCAGTATGGCGTGTCAGAGGACGAAGGGGCGGATGCCGGGAGCGGGACTGCCAGCGTGGATCTTGGCGGTCTGTACAGCCCCTGTGCGGTTCTGCTGGACGCGGGTACCGGTGAAATGCTGGCGGAGAAAAACGGCAGTGCCCAGATGTATCCGGCGTCTCTTACGAAAATCATGACGGCGCTGCTGCTGGTTGAATATTGCGGAAATCTGGACGGGACGGCATGGATACCGACGGATATTTATGACCAGCTCTATGCGGAGGGCGCCTCTGTGGCAGGCTTTCTGCCGGGCGAGGAGGTGACGCTGCGCGACCTTCTGTATGGAATTTTGCTTCCATCCGGGGCGGAGTGCTGTCTGACTGCCGCCCGTTACATCGCGGGTTCGGAGGAGTCTTTTGTGCAAATTATGAATCAGAGGGCGGCGGAGCTTGGCATGACAAATACACATTTTACAAACAGTACCGGGCTGCAGGATGCACAGCATTATTCCTCGGCGGAGGATATCGCGGCGCTTCTGCAATATGCTCTGCAGAATGCTTCCTTCCGGGAAGCGTTTACCAGCGAATATTATTATGTGCAGCCAACACAGGAGCATCCGGAGGGCTTTACCTTCTGGAGCACGCTGTTTTCACAGGCGCAGGCAAGCGGCGATGACAGGATTCTGGGAGGAAAAACAGGCTATACCCAGGAAGCGGGACTCTGTCTGGCAAGTCTGCTGCGCGTGGGCGGCAGAGAATATATTCTGGTGACGGCGGGAGCGCCCGGCTCGCACGAGACGGAGCCATATCACATAGAAGATGCGCAGAATGTGGCAAATCAACTGGAATGA
- a CDS encoding sensor histidine kinase yields the protein MKAKCIRTLKFILIMAAGIAGCLWIYSTVDYFWNGMFIDWFTANYTNMYMLDNGAYVYEPIWGDVKWLLLRMMILGVMICIAVAYLTARYYARKKVRESVTETGAMIRRYMAKNLEAEEVFPPGYEEIAMQMSSIRNDIQRREQTLKEEVSRKNDLIVYLAHDLKTPLTSVIGYLSLLEEAPDMPPAQKAKYVHISLEKALRLEQLINEFFEITRYNLQQIVLEKESIDISYMLIQMADEFYPILQAHGNTAQVEAGEGLTVYGDSMKLARVFNNILKNAVAYSYRDTPVEISAQEQDGRVIIRFTNHGRTIPKQKLETIFEKFFRLDGARATNTGGAGLGLAIAREIVELHGGTVTAASAEELTTFTVTLPAAS from the coding sequence TTGAAGGCTAAATGCATACGGACATTAAAATTCATATTGATAATGGCGGCGGGGATTGCCGGCTGTCTATGGATTTACAGCACTGTCGATTATTTCTGGAACGGCATGTTTATAGACTGGTTTACGGCAAATTATACAAACATGTATATGCTGGATAACGGCGCCTATGTTTATGAGCCAATCTGGGGGGATGTCAAGTGGCTGCTTCTCAGAATGATGATTCTGGGCGTGATGATATGTATCGCGGTGGCATACCTGACGGCGCGCTATTATGCCAGAAAAAAGGTGAGGGAGTCCGTCACGGAAACGGGCGCTATGATACGCCGCTATATGGCGAAGAATCTGGAGGCGGAGGAGGTCTTTCCGCCCGGATATGAGGAAATCGCCATGCAGATGAGCAGTATCAGAAATGATATACAGCGGCGGGAACAGACGCTGAAGGAAGAGGTGAGCCGGAAAAATGATCTGATTGTTTATCTGGCGCACGATTTAAAAACGCCGCTTACTTCTGTTATCGGCTATCTGAGCCTGCTGGAGGAAGCGCCGGATATGCCGCCGGCGCAGAAGGCAAAGTATGTGCATATTTCTCTGGAAAAGGCGCTCCGGCTGGAGCAGCTTATCAATGAATTTTTTGAAATTACGCGCTATAATCTGCAGCAGATTGTGCTGGAGAAGGAGAGCATAGATATTTCTTATATGCTTATCCAGATGGCGGATGAGTTTTATCCTATTCTGCAGGCGCATGGAAATACGGCGCAGGTGGAAGCGGGGGAGGGACTGACGGTTTACGGCGATTCCATGAAGCTGGCGCGTGTGTTTAATAATATTCTGAAAAATGCGGTGGCATACAGCTACCGGGATACGCCGGTTGAAATCAGCGCGCAGGAGCAGGATGGCAGGGTGATAATCCGCTTTACGAATCATGGCAGAACGATTCCGAAGCAGAAGCTGGAGACTATTTTTGAAAAATTTTTCCGGCTCGATGGCGCCCGCGCTACGAATACCGGCGGAGCCGGACTGGGGCTCGCTATCGCCAGAGAAATTGTCGAGCTGCACGGCGGTACGGTCACGGCGGCAAGCGCGGAGGAGCTGACCACCTTTACGGTTACGCTGCCGGCGGCTTCTTAA
- the vanR gene encoding VanR-ABDEGLN family response regulator transcription factor, producing MSENILIVDDEREIADLVELYLKNENFQVYKYYSAADALRCIEKEKLDLAILDVMLPETDGFQICRKIREKYNYPVIMLTAKGEEVDKITGLTLGADDYITKPFLPLELVARVKAQLRRYKRYNVGAQPQADVFEYGGLVLNVTTHECTLNEKPLVLTPTEFSILRILCQNRGRVVSSEELFRQIWKEEYFTKNNNTITVHIRHLREKMGDSFENPKYIKTVWGCGYKIEG from the coding sequence ATGAGTGAAAACATTTTAATTGTGGATGACGAGCGGGAAATTGCGGATCTGGTAGAATTGTACCTGAAGAATGAAAATTTCCAGGTGTACAAATACTATAGTGCGGCGGATGCGCTCCGGTGCATTGAGAAGGAAAAGCTGGACCTGGCGATTCTGGATGTGATGCTTCCGGAAACCGACGGATTTCAGATTTGCCGCAAAATCCGCGAAAAATATAATTACCCGGTTATTATGCTGACGGCGAAGGGCGAGGAGGTTGACAAAATCACCGGTCTGACGCTGGGAGCTGACGACTACATCACGAAGCCTTTTCTGCCGCTGGAGCTGGTCGCGCGTGTGAAAGCGCAGCTCCGTCGTTATAAGCGCTACAATGTGGGGGCGCAGCCGCAGGCGGATGTGTTTGAATATGGCGGGCTTGTGCTTAATGTGACGACGCATGAATGTACGCTGAACGAAAAGCCGCTGGTGCTGACGCCGACCGAATTTTCCATTCTGCGCATTCTCTGCCAGAACCGCGGACGGGTGGTCAGCTCGGAGGAGCTGTTCCGCCAGATATGGAAGGAAGAATATTTTACGAAGAATAACAATACGATTACCGTTCACATCCGTCATTTGCGGGAAAAGATGGGCGATTCCTTTGAAAATCCGAAATACATAAAAACAGTCTGGGGGTGCGGCTACAAAATTGAAGGCTAA
- a CDS encoding Hsp20/alpha crystallin family protein, which translates to MMMPSIFGRDMFDDFFGYPFDVVRTSDAVKSTMMQTDVKETDQGYEVTMNIPGVKKEDVKAELKDGYLTIQATTNGGNDEKDNNGRYIRRERHYGTCSRSFYVGEEVKQEEIKARFEDGTLKLFVPKKDAKQTVEQKKYITIEG; encoded by the coding sequence ATGATGATGCCGAGTATTTTTGGAAGAGATATGTTTGATGACTTTTTTGGATATCCGTTTGATGTAGTAAGAACGAGTGATGCAGTAAAATCTACCATGATGCAGACAGATGTGAAGGAAACAGACCAGGGATATGAAGTTACGATGAACATCCCAGGCGTAAAGAAAGAGGATGTAAAGGCGGAGCTGAAGGACGGCTACCTGACTATCCAGGCAACCACCAACGGCGGCAATGACGAAAAGGACAACAACGGCAGATACATCCGCAGAGAGCGTCACTACGGTACCTGCAGCAGAAGCTTCTATGTAGGCGAGGAAGTAAAGCAGGAGGAAATCAAAGCCAGATTCGAGGACGGCACGCTGAAGCTGTTCGTTCCGAAGAAAGACGCAAAACAGACAGTTGAGCAGAAGAAGTACATTACGATTGAGGGCTGA
- a CDS encoding AGE family epimerase/isomerase: MNRKYQIDTEENRAFLQERADELLRFGHKFPSPQGSSWYLGDDGTPWKDRNRETWITCRMAHVYSIGCLLGHEGSEELVDAALKGLNGELKDVENGGWYPGRTPEGDILPDKQCYAHAFVILAATSAMLAKRPGAEELLAEALELYDKRFWNEEEGLSCDTWNTAFTVLDDYRGVNANMHTVEAFLAVADATGREEYRVRAGRIVDHVIAWAKDNEWRIPEHFTKDWQPDLEKNKEKPDDPFKPYGATPGHGIEWARLITHWALSTYGKNTEKAQPYVEAAEKLFNRAIADAWNVDGAPGIVYTTDWSGKPCVHDRMHWTLAEAINTSAVLYRVTGKQQYADNYAEFMQYLDETVLDHVNGSWFHQLDQNNQLLGTVWPGKSDIYHALQSMLIPYRRVDTSIACAVKETAGHAC, from the coding sequence ATGAACAGAAAGTATCAGATTGACACAGAGGAAAACAGGGCATTTTTGCAGGAGCGCGCTGACGAGCTGCTCCGGTTTGGACACAAGTTTCCCTCGCCGCAGGGAAGCTCCTGGTATCTGGGGGACGATGGTACGCCGTGGAAGGACCGCAACCGCGAGACCTGGATTACCTGCCGTATGGCGCATGTCTACAGCATCGGCTGCCTGCTGGGGCACGAGGGCAGCGAAGAGCTGGTGGACGCGGCGCTGAAGGGCTTAAACGGAGAGCTGAAGGACGTGGAAAACGGCGGCTGGTATCCGGGGCGCACGCCGGAGGGCGATATTCTGCCGGACAAGCAGTGCTATGCACATGCATTCGTGATTCTGGCGGCGACTTCCGCCATGCTGGCGAAAAGACCGGGCGCGGAGGAGCTGCTTGCGGAAGCGCTGGAGCTGTATGATAAGCGCTTCTGGAATGAGGAGGAAGGACTTTCCTGCGATACTTGGAATACCGCATTTACCGTACTGGACGATTACCGCGGCGTAAACGCAAATATGCATACCGTAGAGGCGTTCCTGGCGGTTGCCGATGCGACAGGCAGAGAGGAATACCGGGTGCGCGCGGGACGCATTGTCGACCATGTGATTGCGTGGGCAAAGGATAATGAGTGGAGAATCCCGGAGCACTTCACAAAGGACTGGCAGCCGGATCTGGAGAAGAATAAGGAAAAGCCGGACGACCCCTTCAAGCCGTATGGCGCAACGCCGGGACACGGCATTGAGTGGGCGCGCCTCATCACGCACTGGGCGCTGTCCACTTATGGAAAAAATACAGAAAAGGCGCAGCCGTATGTGGAAGCGGCTGAAAAGCTCTTCAACCGCGCTATTGCGGATGCATGGAACGTGGACGGGGCGCCGGGAATCGTTTACACGACCGACTGGAGCGGAAAGCCCTGCGTACACGACAGAATGCACTGGACGCTGGCGGAAGCCATCAACACCTCCGCTGTTTTATACCGCGTCACCGGAAAACAGCAGTATGCGGATAATTACGCAGAATTTATGCAGTATCTCGATGAGACCGTGCTGGACCATGTAAACGGCTCCTGGTTCCATCAGTTAGATCAGAACAATCAGCTTCTCGGAACCGTGTGGCCGGGAAAATCCGACATCTACCATGCATTGCAGTCCATGCTGATTCCGTACCGCAGAGTGGATACCTCCATTGCCTGCGCCGTAAAGGAAACAGCCGGACATGCCTGCTGA